A region of Jonquetella anthropi DSM 22815 DNA encodes the following proteins:
- a CDS encoding ABC transporter permease — protein MQNKPASALGAWIFAVGLRGGLPPWFAVGLALAAGVGAGWLNGILVAYLRMPGMIATIGTQFAWRGFLLLASDGLALPLASFSRTAPFQVFAGRIGSWMLPAQALWALVIAGGCAVALNRTPFGEAALFVGDNRGAAEMMGIKPRRVIMKGYLLMGFLAALAGLISTAELANWWPTQGDGYMLLAFAAVFVGGTSAQGGEGTVYGTAVGSLIIGIIEGGIVAAGLTGFWTRLIHGLVIITSVCLYSLLSRRR, from the coding sequence GTGCAAAATAAGCCGGCCAGCGCCCTTGGAGCGTGGATTTTTGCGGTTGGTCTCCGCGGCGGGCTGCCGCCGTGGTTCGCTGTGGGGCTGGCTTTGGCCGCCGGCGTGGGGGCGGGCTGGCTGAACGGCATCTTGGTGGCGTATCTCCGAATGCCTGGCATGATCGCGACGATCGGGACTCAGTTCGCCTGGCGTGGATTTTTGCTTCTGGCGTCCGATGGGTTGGCTCTTCCTTTGGCCTCGTTTTCCAGAACGGCGCCTTTTCAGGTCTTTGCCGGGCGAATTGGCTCGTGGATGCTGCCGGCGCAGGCACTGTGGGCTCTTGTGATCGCCGGAGGGTGCGCTGTGGCGCTGAACCGGACGCCTTTCGGCGAGGCGGCTCTTTTTGTGGGAGATAACCGGGGCGCGGCGGAGATGATGGGGATTAAACCTCGGCGGGTCATTATGAAGGGCTATCTGCTGATGGGCTTCCTAGCGGCTCTGGCCGGGCTGATCTCAACCGCCGAGCTGGCGAACTGGTGGCCAACTCAGGGCGACGGCTACATGCTTCTGGCCTTTGCGGCGGTTTTTGTCGGCGGGACGTCGGCCCAGGGCGGCGAGGGGACGGTTTACGGTACGGCCGTCGGGTCTTTGATCATCGGTATTATCGAGGGCGGGATCGTGGCAGCCGGTTTGACCGGGTTCTGGACGCGGTTGATTCACGGCTTGGTGATTATCACGTCGGTCTGTCTGTACTCGCTTTTATCCCGCCGGCGATAG
- a CDS encoding dicarboxylate/amino acid:cation symporter, producing MKKKSSLTARVMVGLVAGILIGLAVNRMDPGFLRDQLLVGGLFNFMGQIFLRLIMMLVPPLVAVSIANGVAGMNDIGKLGRVGARTLVYYALTTLVSCMIGLALGLFFKPGAGLDLASLQASAPQVAANTSAARNVWDTLLQLVPTNPFNALSTGNMLQIIVFSLFIGVGIAVLGEKTRRLAGALNELNDVLMHLIGVVMELAPYGVFGFMARTMGSLGFNALLPLARYVGVFYLGLALWGVFVAGGLLASHGLSPFTYLRKFGKVMALSFSTASSNATLPLNMAVTTEQLGASGRIAAFTLPLGATVNMNGTALMQGVAALFVAQIYGVTLLPSQLFFVVLTATLSAVGTAGVPGAGTVMLSMVLASVGLPLEGVGLVFAVDRIIDMGRTTANITGDSICTLLICKAEGEFNKEVFLSAEKPLE from the coding sequence ATGAAAAAGAAAAGTTCTCTGACGGCCCGCGTGATGGTTGGGCTCGTTGCGGGCATTTTGATTGGTCTGGCTGTGAACCGTATGGATCCCGGCTTTCTGCGGGATCAGCTGTTGGTCGGCGGCCTGTTCAATTTTATGGGGCAAATTTTCCTGCGGCTGATTATGATGTTGGTTCCGCCGCTGGTCGCTGTGAGCATTGCGAACGGCGTCGCGGGAATGAACGATATCGGCAAGCTGGGGCGGGTCGGCGCCAGAACGCTCGTCTACTACGCCCTGACGACTTTGGTGAGCTGTATGATCGGTCTGGCCTTAGGGCTCTTCTTTAAGCCCGGCGCGGGGCTTGATTTGGCGTCTCTGCAGGCGTCGGCGCCTCAGGTGGCGGCGAATACTTCGGCGGCTCGGAACGTGTGGGACACGCTGCTGCAGCTGGTGCCCACGAATCCGTTCAACGCGCTGTCGACGGGCAATATGCTTCAGATCATCGTCTTCTCGCTGTTTATCGGCGTCGGCATCGCCGTTTTGGGAGAGAAAACGCGCCGGCTGGCCGGGGCTTTGAACGAGCTGAACGACGTGCTGATGCACCTGATCGGGGTCGTGATGGAACTGGCGCCGTACGGCGTTTTCGGTTTCATGGCCCGTACGATGGGCAGTCTGGGCTTTAATGCTTTGCTGCCGTTGGCCCGCTATGTGGGAGTGTTCTACTTGGGGTTGGCTCTGTGGGGAGTTTTCGTCGCCGGCGGGCTGTTGGCGAGCCATGGGCTGAGCCCATTCACGTATCTCCGAAAGTTCGGCAAGGTGATGGCTCTGTCGTTCTCGACGGCGTCAAGTAACGCCACCTTGCCGCTGAACATGGCTGTGACGACCGAACAGCTTGGCGCGTCGGGCCGGATTGCCGCGTTCACTCTGCCGTTGGGGGCGACGGTGAACATGAACGGCACGGCGCTGATGCAGGGCGTGGCGGCGCTGTTTGTCGCTCAGATTTACGGCGTGACGCTTCTGCCGTCTCAGCTGTTTTTTGTGGTGCTGACGGCCACGCTGTCGGCAGTCGGAACGGCCGGTGTCCCCGGTGCCGGAACCGTGATGCTCAGCATGGTTCTGGCAAGCGTCGGCTTGCCGCTTGAGGGCGTTGGGCTCGTCTTTGCCGTTGACCGCATTATCGACATGGGACGCACGACGGCCAACATTACCGGCGACAGCATCTGCACGCTGCTGATCTGCAAGGCGGAAGGCGAGTTCAACAAGGAAGTGTTCCTGAGCGCTGAAAAGCCGCTGGAGTAA
- a CDS encoding pertactin-like passenger domain-containing protein produces the protein MRLKLSFLSAVALAMAASPSFAGGAVETRDDDVIAVTDSGAPAVMAVGSEIHLPNLKKVTTSGESSTALMALRGGSIVTAGPKVETTGPASFAVNAAGGEITFTDRAEVHTSGFLGMGVWAMNGGGISFQKGVSVTTEAELGGGVAARGGSIEVEGPFSVLTKGPAAMAIHAAQGGSVSVSGPADVTVESEYSTAVDAFSGSITLDRVTRLNGNVRCETSADMTDSPGRVNLTFAPGSRWEGGALVCDRLIDPDGDGKPTDIPDTVSQLNVTLAGTWRPKDVQIYDYNHDTGEYDPIGSPYGSRVSTLALRGGTVDLTGESGRTVTAQRLEGNGKFLMAADLQAGTSSQIIVTQAASGRFALDVTDKSRAATYKPTALVTGVQSRSFVLDAFHGRRSMYQDDLVFGSELGLPEGMYLVRRDGLNGNPPRRLYEGLEETAAGLASGLWLDDPLIGEPGADASVWRGRGTVESDDGLVCHDFDEDGWNTFWGKEAAGNAAWGLALSGVKRDFDSVSSRSFAAGLWGSVHLGGVKLSAAVSRERIKTSGGQLEGAMIRRGWAGKLQVEKAFQISGFEITPWASVTSRRVGSAQGRLDGDALSVDATTVWRGETGVRAARSWANGTGSLWLAVGRNFQGDETLSWVGSRLSESYEGNYWRAGGSVKVNLSPWSRLELWGQRWGGDGAARRWNAGLQVKFLF, from the coding sequence ATGCGGTTGAAGTTATCCTTTCTGTCTGCCGTCGCGTTGGCGATGGCTGCGTCGCCGTCGTTTGCCGGCGGGGCTGTGGAGACGCGGGACGACGATGTCATTGCGGTGACGGATAGCGGGGCCCCGGCTGTCATGGCTGTTGGGTCGGAAATTCACCTGCCGAATCTGAAAAAAGTGACTACGTCGGGCGAGTCGAGCACCGCGCTGATGGCGTTGCGTGGCGGAAGCATCGTCACCGCCGGGCCGAAGGTCGAGACGACAGGGCCGGCGTCCTTTGCGGTGAACGCTGCCGGCGGGGAGATTACGTTCACCGACCGCGCGGAAGTTCACACGTCCGGCTTCCTCGGCATGGGCGTGTGGGCGATGAACGGCGGCGGGATTTCGTTTCAGAAGGGCGTTTCCGTGACGACCGAGGCGGAACTTGGCGGCGGCGTCGCGGCCCGGGGTGGTTCCATTGAGGTGGAAGGCCCGTTTTCTGTGCTGACGAAAGGCCCGGCGGCGATGGCGATTCATGCGGCGCAGGGCGGCTCGGTAAGCGTTTCGGGTCCGGCGGACGTGACGGTCGAGTCGGAGTACAGCACGGCAGTCGACGCGTTCAGCGGTTCGATCACGCTGGATCGCGTGACGCGGCTGAACGGAAACGTCCGTTGCGAGACGTCTGCTGATATGACCGACTCGCCGGGCCGAGTGAACTTGACGTTTGCTCCCGGCAGTCGGTGGGAGGGCGGCGCGTTGGTCTGCGACCGACTGATCGACCCGGACGGCGACGGCAAGCCGACCGATATTCCCGACACGGTCAGCCAGCTGAACGTCACCTTGGCCGGGACGTGGCGGCCCAAGGACGTCCAGATTTATGACTACAATCATGACACGGGGGAGTACGACCCGATCGGTTCGCCTTACGGCAGCCGGGTCTCCACGCTGGCGCTTCGCGGGGGAACGGTCGACCTGACGGGAGAGAGCGGGCGTACCGTCACGGCCCAGCGGCTTGAGGGGAACGGCAAGTTCCTGATGGCTGCTGACCTGCAGGCCGGGACTTCCTCGCAGATTATCGTTACTCAGGCGGCCAGCGGCCGCTTTGCGTTGGACGTGACCGACAAGAGCCGCGCGGCGACGTACAAGCCCACGGCTCTGGTGACCGGGGTGCAGAGCCGCTCTTTTGTGCTGGACGCCTTTCACGGCAGGCGGTCGATGTATCAGGACGACCTCGTTTTCGGGTCGGAACTGGGCCTGCCGGAGGGAATGTATCTGGTTCGCCGCGACGGATTAAACGGCAATCCCCCGCGCCGTCTCTATGAGGGACTTGAAGAGACTGCGGCCGGGCTGGCGTCGGGCCTGTGGCTTGACGATCCTCTCATCGGCGAGCCGGGCGCCGACGCGTCGGTTTGGCGCGGCCGGGGAACGGTGGAAAGCGACGACGGCCTCGTCTGCCACGACTTCGACGAGGACGGCTGGAACACCTTCTGGGGAAAAGAAGCGGCGGGTAACGCCGCTTGGGGGCTCGCTCTGTCGGGCGTCAAAAGGGATTTTGACAGCGTCTCATCTCGGTCTTTTGCCGCCGGCCTGTGGGGCAGCGTCCACCTGGGCGGCGTGAAACTGTCGGCAGCCGTGAGCCGCGAGAGGATCAAGACGTCCGGCGGTCAGCTGGAAGGGGCGATGATCCGCCGCGGCTGGGCCGGAAAACTGCAGGTCGAAAAGGCCTTCCAGATCAGCGGCTTTGAGATAACGCCATGGGCCTCGGTCACGTCCCGGCGCGTCGGCTCCGCTCAAGGTCGGTTGGACGGCGACGCGCTGAGCGTCGACGCCACGACCGTCTGGCGCGGCGAGACCGGGGTTCGTGCCGCCCGAAGCTGGGCCAACGGGACCGGCTCACTCTGGCTGGCCGTCGGCCGGAACTTTCAGGGCGACGAGACCCTGTCCTGGGTCGGCTCTCGGCTGTCCGAGAGCTACGAAGGGAACTATTGGCGCGCCGGCGGGAGCGTGAAGGTCAACCTGTCGCCGTGGAGCCGGCTGGAGCTGTGGGGACAGCGATGGGGCGGCGACGGCGCGGCCCGGCGCTGGAACGCCGGCCTGCAGGTCAAGTTCTTGTTCTGA